From Marivirga harenae, one genomic window encodes:
- a CDS encoding transglutaminase domain-containing protein: protein MLKITTFLLIFSLLFTSCQTSEEKQSTGTEKKSASTPKVDIADIELGIRSYIDSKTKEMDGYFHLRDDNKELRLKLVRVHTEYLSNLGPNRHFACVDLADENGDVYDVDFFLEGPSGAMDVTETTVHKLNGRPFYSWKQKSDKTWHRVPMENASNELLGIVEGEDEFEFYYETQLPKIQTDAKVWIPIAQSDKFQEIEIVDMQIPDENEILTETAYGNKILFLSLNSDHSNQQLKITYHVKRKEKGAYSEKNPDLNRYLSENILMPVGNTRFNEIVAEALEGKENQSDLVHARAIYDYIIDNMRYAKNKKYGTGDAVYACDSKTGNCTEFHSLFISLARTANIPARFAIGAGIPSDRDEGGIDGYHCWAEFYADEKWWPVDISEGNKYTALATYYFGRHPANRIEFTKGRDLKFEPAPQSSPVKFMAYPIFEVDGESIVSNAKFSFNRLNTK from the coding sequence ATGCTTAAAATTACGACATTCCTACTCATCTTTTCTTTGTTATTCACCTCGTGCCAAACTAGTGAAGAAAAACAATCCACCGGCACAGAAAAGAAATCTGCGTCAACGCCAAAAGTTGATATAGCGGATATTGAATTGGGAATCAGATCCTATATTGACAGCAAAACCAAAGAAATGGATGGTTATTTCCATTTAAGAGATGACAACAAGGAATTAAGGTTAAAACTGGTACGGGTCCATACAGAATATCTCTCCAATCTTGGCCCAAACCGACATTTCGCTTGCGTGGATTTAGCTGATGAAAACGGAGACGTATATGATGTAGATTTCTTTTTGGAGGGACCTTCAGGTGCGATGGATGTTACAGAAACAACAGTACATAAATTAAACGGTCGGCCATTCTATAGTTGGAAGCAAAAGTCCGACAAGACTTGGCACAGAGTCCCTATGGAAAATGCCTCCAATGAATTATTAGGGATAGTGGAAGGCGAAGATGAATTTGAATTTTATTACGAGACCCAACTACCCAAAATTCAAACTGATGCCAAGGTCTGGATTCCAATAGCACAATCTGACAAATTTCAAGAAATTGAAATTGTGGACATGCAAATCCCTGATGAGAATGAAATTTTGACTGAAACAGCATACGGTAATAAAATATTGTTCTTAAGCCTCAATTCTGACCATAGTAATCAACAGCTAAAGATTACTTACCATGTAAAGAGAAAAGAGAAAGGTGCCTACTCAGAAAAAAATCCAGATTTAAATAGATATTTAAGTGAAAATATTCTAATGCCCGTTGGAAATACTAGGTTTAATGAGATAGTAGCAGAAGCACTAGAAGGGAAAGAAAACCAAAGCGATCTTGTCCACGCTAGAGCTATCTATGATTACATAATTGACAATATGCGCTACGCAAAAAACAAGAAGTACGGGACCGGTGATGCCGTATATGCATGCGATTCAAAAACAGGGAATTGCACTGAATTTCACTCCCTATTTATTTCTTTAGCCAGAACAGCCAATATTCCTGCTCGATTTGCAATTGGAGCTGGGATTCCATCCGACAGAGATGAAGGTGGAATAGACGGGTATCATTGTTGGGCCGAATTTTATGCAGATGAAAAATGGTGGCCAGTCGATATCAGCGAAGGCAATAAGTACACCGCTCTAGCTACCTACTATTTTGGTAGACATCCCGCAAATAGAATTGAATTTACGAAAGGAAGAGATTTGAAATTTGAGCCTGCACCTCAGTCGAGTCCTGTAAAATTCATGGCCTACCCAATTTTTGAAGTTGACGGTGAAAGTATTGTTAGCAATGCGAAATTTAGCTTTAATCGTCTGAACACAAAATAA
- a CDS encoding ROK family protein, giving the protein MTQSKALWGIDLGGTKIEGVVLKSKAEPDVLLRRRVATEAEQGYEHIKEKIRLLVDQMAEEIGFRPYSIGIGTPGSTDPETGLLKNSNSTNLNKQTLHKDLIELLGIPVFIANDANCFAVAETQMGIVKEKFPNAEVVFGVIMGSGVGGGLVINGKVWNGKHGIAGEWGHIFLDEDGEDCYCGKHGCVETILAGKALERFYKKNSGVNKKLKDIMADRSEDEYAQKTYERLIHFFGKGLAVIVNVIDPDVIIIGGGVGNIPYLYDEGIESVQKFTFNPDLKTPIVKPKLGDSAGVFGAAFLTA; this is encoded by the coding sequence ATGACGCAGTCGAAGGCACTTTGGGGTATTGATTTAGGAGGTACAAAAATTGAAGGAGTAGTTTTAAAATCTAAAGCAGAGCCTGATGTTTTGCTGAGAAGGAGAGTGGCTACAGAAGCAGAACAGGGCTATGAACATATCAAAGAAAAGATCCGATTATTAGTTGACCAAATGGCAGAGGAAATAGGATTTAGACCATATTCGATTGGTATCGGCACTCCAGGTTCAACAGATCCTGAAACTGGGTTGTTAAAAAATAGCAACTCCACCAATCTTAATAAGCAAACTCTTCACAAAGATTTAATTGAACTTTTAGGGATTCCTGTTTTTATAGCTAATGATGCAAACTGCTTTGCAGTTGCAGAAACACAAATGGGTATCGTAAAAGAGAAATTTCCTAATGCAGAGGTAGTTTTTGGTGTTATTATGGGCTCTGGAGTGGGAGGCGGATTGGTTATAAACGGGAAAGTTTGGAATGGAAAGCATGGCATAGCAGGTGAGTGGGGCCATATATTTTTGGATGAAGATGGAGAGGACTGCTATTGCGGAAAACATGGATGTGTGGAAACCATATTGGCTGGCAAAGCTTTGGAGAGATTTTATAAAAAAAATTCCGGAGTGAATAAAAAGCTAAAGGATATTATGGCTGATCGATCAGAAGATGAATATGCACAAAAAACATATGAACGATTAATTCATTTCTTTGGAAAAGGCTTAGCAGTTATAGTAAATGTCATTGACCCTGATGTAATTATTATTGGTGGTGGCGTTGGGAATATACCTTATCTGTATGATGAAGGAATTGAGTCAGTACAAAAATTCACATTTAACCCAGACTTGAAAACACCTATTGTGAAACCGAAATTAGGTGATAGTGCTGGAGTTTTTGGGGCTGCTTTTTTAACTGCATAA
- a CDS encoding PIN domain-containing protein → MILVDTSVWIEYLKGNEHYRNILPKYLIEKHVIAISAVFGELLQGVKNSREHKIIMGFWESLLKINEEALFLEAGKLSHEYKLYNAVVGLIDTYLLAAALNNDLALWSLDSKLTEAIDIIENK, encoded by the coding sequence ATGATTTTAGTGGATACTTCCGTTTGGATTGAATATTTGAAAGGAAACGAACACTATAGAAATATCTTACCCAAATATTTAATAGAAAAACATGTAATAGCCATTAGTGCTGTTTTTGGAGAACTACTCCAAGGAGTCAAGAACTCAAGGGAACATAAGATCATCATGGGCTTCTGGGAAAGTTTACTTAAAATAAATGAAGAAGCACTATTCCTTGAAGCCGGTAAACTTTCTCATGAGTATAAACTTTACAATGCTGTAGTTGGTTTAATTGATACTTATTTATTAGCAGCGGCTCTTAATAATGATCTTGCCCTTTGGAGCTTAGATAGCAAATTAACTGAAGCCATTGACATTATTGAAAACAAATAA
- a CDS encoding PAS domain-containing protein, with amino-acid sequence MANWRRKLYNWKIRNLAYSMGFGIILLVCAIYLVISKTGVDHQSILRTKTLANLDNISLPLAPQYIAENKENIGSNIRAIEKILFAYSKGGQLGQEETEVKIQAEVKSAVDDLIKYWNPLKKELYKIQDGENSIEGARSELEKKYAAFLKEQQKLKKVVEKVNSEEEKDKAFYTILLFIYILLLSSFIYWIIKYLILNPIYKISLSARELAKGNLTEKINYNSKNELGYIAQNINSMAEILENATDFTTQIGEGKLDAKYHGLAEDHDNSLATSLLQMREKMQESAKAEKERSWVNEGLAKFADILRNNNDNIEELSYQIISNLVKFMEANQGALFVLTEPDDENEEPKIVLESAYAYQRRKRIKQEISIGEGLVGQSVQEGDKLYLTEVPEDYIEIKSGLGETLPRCVLIVPLKINDVTKGVVEIASIQQIPPYKIDFVEKLGENIASTIANTKTNERTKKLLMESQEMTEQMRSQEEEMRQNMEEMEATQEEMGRAQTEMAEKEANLNALINNTTDSIILIDSDYKIILMNDVIKNRYKGTQYEQMKEGSNALDMLGEVRNEWKAYYDRVFKGEFLSFTIKSSVQGEDSYRHYDIHPIKQKDGTITGASVFSRDITKEKQLEMQREENAEKLAQREFVLNGMINNTDDTFFAINTNYEILVVNEVLKNRFKESGVELKAGLSILSILPKEQLEKWKARYDKALAGEKLRIEEIRELKTGNLTIETRCEPIYNDEGAVIGVSTVSRDITELKKAQEAKENLQKELDKIKSKK; translated from the coding sequence ATGGCAAATTGGAGAAGAAAATTGTACAACTGGAAAATTAGAAATTTAGCCTACTCAATGGGCTTTGGCATTATACTTCTAGTTTGTGCTATTTATTTGGTGATATCTAAAACGGGAGTAGATCACCAAAGTATCTTAAGAACAAAAACCCTGGCCAATTTAGATAATATCAGCCTACCCTTAGCACCTCAATATATAGCTGAGAACAAAGAAAATATTGGGTCCAACATTAGAGCCATAGAAAAAATCTTGTTTGCCTATTCAAAAGGAGGTCAATTGGGCCAAGAAGAAACAGAAGTGAAAATTCAAGCTGAAGTAAAGTCTGCAGTTGACGATTTGATAAAATATTGGAACCCTTTAAAAAAAGAACTTTATAAAATTCAAGATGGTGAAAACTCTATTGAAGGGGCTCGATCGGAATTGGAAAAAAAATATGCTGCATTTCTAAAAGAGCAGCAAAAACTTAAAAAGGTAGTAGAAAAAGTAAACAGTGAAGAAGAAAAAGATAAAGCTTTCTACACTATTCTTTTATTTATTTACATTTTATTATTGAGCTCCTTTATTTACTGGATAATAAAATATTTGATTCTCAATCCCATTTATAAAATATCGCTGTCTGCGAGAGAATTAGCAAAAGGAAATTTAACTGAAAAAATAAATTACAATAGCAAAAATGAGTTAGGATACATTGCCCAGAACATTAATTCAATGGCTGAAATCCTAGAAAACGCAACTGATTTCACCACACAAATAGGTGAAGGAAAACTAGATGCAAAATATCATGGATTAGCTGAAGACCACGACAATTCTTTAGCTACCTCTCTACTGCAAATGCGAGAGAAAATGCAAGAATCAGCAAAAGCAGAGAAAGAACGAAGTTGGGTGAATGAAGGCCTTGCAAAATTTGCTGATATTTTGAGAAATAATAATGACAATATAGAAGAGCTATCCTACCAAATCATCTCCAATTTGGTGAAATTTATGGAAGCCAATCAAGGCGCACTGTTTGTTTTAACGGAGCCAGATGATGAAAATGAGGAACCTAAAATCGTTTTGGAATCAGCCTACGCATATCAGAGAAGGAAGAGAATTAAACAAGAAATTTCAATTGGTGAAGGATTAGTAGGACAATCTGTGCAAGAAGGTGATAAGCTATACCTAACTGAGGTCCCTGAAGATTATATCGAAATTAAATCTGGTTTGGGGGAAACTCTTCCACGCTGTGTTTTAATTGTACCATTAAAAATCAATGACGTTACCAAGGGAGTAGTTGAAATAGCCTCAATACAGCAAATCCCTCCCTATAAAATTGATTTCGTTGAAAAATTAGGTGAAAATATTGCTTCCACCATTGCCAATACCAAAACCAATGAACGTACCAAAAAGCTCTTGATGGAATCTCAAGAGATGACAGAACAAATGCGTTCGCAAGAAGAGGAAATGCGTCAGAACATGGAAGAAATGGAAGCAACGCAAGAAGAAATGGGCAGAGCTCAGACCGAAATGGCGGAAAAAGAGGCTAATCTGAATGCATTAATAAATAATACTACTGATTCCATAATCCTTATTGACTCTGATTATAAAATCATTTTGATGAATGACGTGATTAAAAACAGATACAAAGGGACCCAATACGAACAAATGAAAGAAGGTAGCAATGCCCTTGACATGCTTGGAGAGGTGAGAAATGAATGGAAAGCATACTATGACAGGGTTTTCAAAGGCGAATTTCTTTCCTTCACTATCAAAAGTAGTGTGCAAGGTGAGGATTCCTATCGTCATTATGACATCCACCCTATCAAACAGAAAGATGGTACAATAACTGGTGCATCTGTATTCTCGCGTGATATTACCAAAGAGAAACAATTGGAAATGCAACGTGAAGAAAATGCTGAAAAATTAGCGCAACGGGAATTTGTATTAAATGGTATGATCAATAATACAGATGACACTTTCTTTGCGATCAATACCAATTATGAAATTCTTGTAGTTAATGAGGTCTTAAAAAACAGATTTAAAGAATCAGGAGTCGAATTGAAGGCTGGTTTAAGCATTTTAAGTATTTTGCCCAAAGAACAACTTGAAAAATGGAAAGCCCGCTACGACAAAGCTCTTGCAGGTGAAAAATTGAGAATTGAGGAAATTAGGGAATTAAAAACTGGTAATCTAACCATTGAAACTCGATGTGAACCTATTTATAATGATGAAGGTGCAGTGATTGGCGTCTCAACTGTTTCAAGAGATATTACAGAACTCAAAAAAGCGCAAGAAGCAAAAGAAAATCTTCAAAAAGAGTTAGATAAGATAAAAAGTAAAAAATAA
- the rpe gene encoding ribulose-phosphate 3-epimerase has protein sequence MSHLIAPSVLAADFANLQRDVEMLNESQADYIHVDIMDGVFVPNISFGLPVCEAIYKHAKKPLDVHLMIEKPENYIQAFHDAGAATISVHYEASPHLHRTLQSIRDLGLRAGVAINPHTNVSLLENVIQDTDLVCMMSVNPGFGGQKFIEQTYTKVRQLKELIADQNATTLIEIDGGVNIENAPKLLQAGADVLVAGNFVFKSENPIHTIQELKDVSF, from the coding sequence ATGAGTCATTTAATAGCCCCTTCAGTTTTAGCCGCAGACTTTGCTAATTTGCAAAGAGATGTGGAAATGTTGAATGAAAGCCAAGCAGATTATATCCATGTTGATATCATGGATGGTGTTTTCGTTCCCAATATTTCATTTGGATTGCCAGTTTGTGAAGCTATCTACAAACATGCTAAAAAGCCGTTAGACGTACATTTGATGATTGAGAAGCCTGAAAATTATATTCAAGCTTTTCATGATGCAGGTGCTGCAACCATTTCAGTTCACTACGAAGCTAGCCCTCATTTACATAGAACTCTGCAAAGCATTAGAGATTTAGGTTTAAGAGCAGGCGTGGCCATCAATCCGCATACAAATGTGTCTTTATTGGAAAATGTGATTCAGGATACGGATTTAGTCTGTATGATGTCCGTGAACCCTGGCTTTGGGGGACAAAAATTTATTGAGCAAACTTATACAAAGGTTCGCCAATTAAAAGAATTAATAGCTGATCAAAATGCTACTACCTTAATCGAAATAGATGGTGGTGTAAATATTGAGAATGCCCCTAAATTATTGCAAGCGGGTGCTGATGTGTTAGTGGCTGGAAATTTTGTATTTAAATCAGAAAATCCAATACATACTATACAAGAGCTTAAAGACGTTTCTTTCTGA
- a CDS encoding TonB-dependent receptor yields the protein MRPIFILILTLSIPILTYGQSQHLNGRVVDARNNEGIASASIELINSEFNTQTDSLGFFTLKVPNSSEYSLRISHVSFINQSINIDSEDSIVIQMEVDNLLLQQVDVSGQTNNLPRNGLQKIEPLSINETATPFNEFNQLLTTLPGVVSNNELSSSYAVRGGNFDENLVYVNGMEIYRPFLVRAGQQEGLSFINPDLVGNVEFSAGGWEAKYGDKLSSNLLIDYKQTEETEGNINLGLLGASGYVSTQFNENDNLLLGLRYKNAKYLFNTFETAGEYLPRFLDFQAFYNYRFSDKTTLDLLAVIAQNDYRIEPASRETDFGSFQQKLRFFVAYEGAESLSYSSFQGGARLRHLFTDNFRTSVILSAFSTSEYEYINTEGFYRLCDVDRDFSSDTFDECISLRGIGANYNYARNFLYAQVAQAIIRNDWQIQKEHLLAFGVEYKRQFVNDYLDEFEFRDSADFAHVNRVVKQENNLVADFANVYVQHEWEITSRQSLNSGLRLNYGSNTGEWLVSPRVQYQLILHPDKSGQFNFSMGLYRQYPFYRELRDFFGNITPDVRAQSALHFVGTYSKNLKIWERPFQINSAVYYKYLYNIIPFDVDNIRLRYRPELSADGYAYGADFRFSGNFIPDMESWFSLGFLSTKENVDEDSRGYIRRPTDQRVTASVFFQDNFINDPTLKVNLKLQIGSGLPFGPPNSLDSRNIFTGEWYRRMDVGFSKQFMGGKLKDLQYIDSFWLGLDVLNVLGVSNTISYSWIEDVNAQTFAVPNSLSARFLNLKGIVKF from the coding sequence ATGCGTCCAATCTTTATTCTAATTCTAACATTATCAATACCTATTTTAACCTACGGGCAAAGTCAGCACTTAAACGGTAGGGTAGTGGATGCAAGAAACAATGAGGGAATTGCCTCTGCAAGCATTGAATTAATTAATTCTGAATTTAATACCCAAACTGATAGTCTGGGTTTTTTTACTTTGAAAGTTCCTAATTCTAGCGAGTACAGTTTAAGAATTTCACACGTGAGCTTCATAAATCAAAGTATAAATATAGATTCAGAAGACTCTATTGTGATTCAAATGGAAGTGGATAATCTTTTACTTCAACAGGTGGACGTAAGTGGACAAACCAATAATTTGCCAAGAAACGGTTTGCAAAAAATTGAACCTCTTTCTATAAATGAAACAGCGACTCCCTTTAATGAATTTAATCAATTACTTACAACTTTGCCTGGGGTTGTTTCCAATAATGAATTGAGTAGTTCCTATGCTGTTAGAGGCGGAAATTTCGATGAAAATCTAGTATATGTAAATGGAATGGAAATCTACAGACCTTTCCTTGTGCGAGCTGGGCAACAGGAAGGTCTAAGTTTCATTAATCCTGACCTTGTGGGCAATGTAGAGTTTTCAGCTGGTGGATGGGAGGCAAAATATGGAGATAAATTATCTAGTAATCTTCTAATTGATTACAAACAAACCGAAGAAACAGAAGGTAATATTAATTTAGGATTACTGGGTGCCTCAGGCTATGTATCCACTCAATTTAACGAAAATGATAATTTATTACTTGGGTTAAGATATAAGAATGCCAAATATCTGTTTAATACCTTTGAAACTGCAGGAGAATACTTGCCAAGGTTTTTGGATTTTCAAGCATTCTACAATTACCGTTTTTCTGATAAAACAACTCTGGATTTATTGGCAGTTATTGCTCAAAATGATTATCGTATTGAACCTGCCTCAAGGGAAACCGATTTTGGCTCATTTCAGCAAAAGTTAAGATTTTTTGTAGCTTATGAAGGAGCAGAGTCCTTAAGCTATAGTAGCTTTCAGGGAGGTGCAAGATTACGCCATTTATTTACGGACAATTTCAGGACTTCGGTAATTTTATCTGCTTTTTCCACATCAGAGTACGAATATATTAATACGGAAGGCTTTTATAGGTTGTGCGATGTAGATAGAGATTTTTCTTCCGATACTTTTGATGAATGTATAAGTCTTAGGGGGATTGGAGCTAACTATAATTATGCTCGGAATTTTCTATATGCCCAAGTTGCACAAGCTATAATTCGCAATGACTGGCAGATTCAGAAAGAGCACCTACTTGCATTTGGGGTCGAATATAAGAGACAGTTTGTAAATGACTATTTAGATGAGTTTGAATTCAGGGATTCTGCTGATTTTGCACATGTTAATAGAGTGGTAAAGCAAGAAAATAACTTAGTGGCTGATTTTGCTAATGTTTATGTGCAACATGAGTGGGAAATAACTAGCCGACAATCCTTAAATTCAGGCTTACGATTGAACTATGGATCAAACACTGGGGAATGGCTAGTTAGTCCACGAGTTCAATATCAATTGATTTTACATCCTGATAAAAGTGGTCAGTTCAATTTTTCCATGGGGCTTTACCGCCAGTATCCGTTTTATAGGGAATTAAGAGATTTTTTTGGAAATATCACACCAGATGTTAGGGCGCAATCTGCTTTGCATTTTGTAGGTACCTATTCAAAAAATTTGAAAATTTGGGAAAGACCCTTCCAAATAAATTCAGCTGTTTACTATAAATACTTATACAATATTATTCCATTTGATGTAGATAATATCAGGTTACGATACAGACCTGAACTTTCTGCTGATGGCTATGCCTATGGGGCAGATTTTAGATTTAGTGGGAATTTTATTCCAGATATGGAATCTTGGTTTAGTCTTGGTTTTTTGTCTACTAAGGAGAATGTTGATGAAGACAGTCGAGGATATATCAGAAGACCAACTGATCAAAGAGTGACTGCATCAGTCTTTTTTCAAGACAACTTCATCAATGATCCAACTTTAAAAGTAAATTTAAAATTGCAAATAGGCTCAGGACTTCCATTTGGCCCACCCAATAGCTTAGACAGCAGAAATATCTTTACAGGGGAATGGTACAGAAGGATGGATGTAGGTTTTTCAAAGCAGTTTATGGGGGGTAAACTTAAAGATCTGCAGTATATTGATTCTTTCTGGTTAGGCTTAGATGTTTTGAATGTGCTGGGGGTTAGTAACACAATTTCCTATTCATGGATAGAGGATGTGAATGCTCAAACATTTGCTGTACCTAATTCGTTATCGGCAAGGTTTTTGAACCTAAAAGGTATTGTTAAATTCTAA
- a CDS encoding DUF2191 domain-containing protein, giving the protein MKVTAIIPDELINKVKLKSGGKNITESLIIALTEYLKEKNVDDLIDQVNEKPLVWNDQYTADGIRKINRSR; this is encoded by the coding sequence ATGAAAGTAACTGCCATAATTCCAGACGAGCTGATCAATAAAGTAAAGTTAAAAAGTGGTGGCAAAAACATCACTGAAAGCTTGATTATAGCTCTCACGGAGTATCTTAAGGAAAAGAACGTTGATGACCTTATTGATCAAGTCAATGAAAAACCTTTGGTTTGGAATGATCAGTACACGGCAGATGGAATACGTAAAATAAATAGAAGCAGATGA
- a CDS encoding arsenate reductase family protein yields MRKVVYYLSSCDTCKKIMGQLDLESFDRIDIKNNPLTEPQLLELYAITESYEELFNKRAIKFRQQGLNKEELTENKYKKLLLEEYTFLKRPVFLINGELFLGNAKKTVEQLVERLGK; encoded by the coding sequence ATGAGAAAAGTCGTGTATTATCTAAGCTCTTGTGACACTTGTAAGAAAATTATGGGACAACTGGACTTAGAAAGTTTCGATAGAATTGACATTAAGAACAACCCACTTACTGAGCCTCAGCTACTTGAATTATATGCGATTACTGAATCATACGAGGAACTATTTAACAAAAGGGCTATAAAATTTCGTCAACAAGGCTTAAATAAAGAGGAATTGACTGAAAATAAATACAAAAAGCTTTTACTGGAAGAATATACTTTTCTTAAAAGACCCGTATTTTTAATTAATGGTGAACTTTTTCTTGGGAATGCTAAAAAAACTGTGGAGCAACTCGTAGAGAGACTAGGGAAATAG